The proteins below come from a single Desulfitobacterium metallireducens DSM 15288 genomic window:
- a CDS encoding histidine kinase gives MTWIFLLVLGAEVVMSIASQNLRLLLVFLIGNMLYLLLYTEYQRRRIRSLTTERNVEVSFKIAHETLPYLRRGLNAQNAEFMAKIIQEIGQVAAVSITDCTKQLAYLGVGCDQHHPGDKILTAATQEVIRTGNYKIVRTQKELNCPRQNVCDCPIAAAVVVPLHSQGKVVGTVKLYETKDGHLSPDLIRLALGMAQLLSLQIELAELDHQAKLATEAQLDALQAQINPHFFFNVLNTIIATSRTNPNRARRLLIYLSEFFRWAMKSKGTLIPLEEELKFVHTYLILEKARFGRKLQVKSQIPKELMKAVIPRLSLQPLVENAVKHGITPKIGKGTVWIQAEVKESELYFYVRDDGMGIPQERLSEVLKPGVGSGNGVGMANVHERLRGLYGEEYGLQIESVLGQETTVIMHLPLMFMPIDGGFKADVSGS, from the coding sequence ATGACTTGGATTTTCTTGTTGGTTTTAGGAGCAGAGGTTGTGATGAGTATAGCCTCGCAAAATCTTCGGCTTCTTCTCGTTTTTCTGATCGGGAATATGCTTTACTTGCTTCTTTACACTGAGTATCAACGACGGCGGATTCGGAGTTTGACCACTGAACGCAATGTGGAAGTCAGCTTCAAGATTGCCCACGAAACGCTTCCTTATCTTCGAAGAGGTCTTAATGCGCAGAATGCTGAATTTATGGCTAAAATTATTCAAGAGATCGGTCAAGTCGCTGCAGTTTCAATTACAGACTGTACGAAGCAATTGGCTTATTTAGGTGTAGGCTGTGACCAACATCATCCTGGGGATAAGATCTTGACGGCAGCAACCCAGGAAGTGATTCGGACAGGAAATTATAAAATCGTCCGAACACAAAAGGAATTAAATTGTCCGCGTCAAAATGTTTGTGATTGTCCTATTGCAGCTGCAGTAGTGGTGCCTCTGCATTCTCAAGGAAAAGTTGTTGGCACGGTGAAACTCTATGAAACTAAAGATGGGCACCTGTCTCCTGATTTGATCCGGCTTGCTTTAGGAATGGCCCAACTTCTTAGTCTTCAGATCGAACTGGCTGAATTAGATCATCAGGCTAAGCTGGCGACAGAAGCTCAACTTGATGCTCTGCAGGCTCAGATCAATCCCCATTTTTTCTTTAATGTGCTGAACACGATTATTGCAACGAGTCGAACTAACCCGAACCGTGCACGTCGTTTACTTATATATCTTTCGGAATTCTTCCGCTGGGCAATGAAATCAAAAGGAACCCTGATTCCCCTGGAGGAGGAGCTGAAATTTGTACATACTTATTTGATTCTGGAAAAAGCTCGCTTTGGTCGAAAGCTACAGGTCAAGAGCCAGATCCCGAAAGAGCTCATGAAAGCGGTTATTCCGCGTTTAAGTTTGCAACCCCTGGTGGAGAATGCTGTAAAGCATGGGATTACGCCTAAGATTGGAAAGGGTACAGTATGGATCCAAGCGGAAGTAAAAGAGAGTGAACTGTACTTTTATGTACGGGATGATGGCATGGGGATTCCTCAGGAACGACTTTCAGAGGTATTGAAACCAGGGGTAGGTTCAGGTAATGGTGTTGGTATGGCGAATGTTCATGAGCGACTTCGGGGGTTGTATGGTGAGGAATACGGGTTGCAGATAGAGAGTGTACTGGGTCAGGAAACGACGGTAATCATGCATTTGCCGTTAATGTTTATGCCCATTGATGGAGGTTTTAAAGCCGATGTATCCGGGAGTTGA
- a CDS encoding holo-ACP synthase — MYPGVDIIKIERFAKACERQPKIRERLFTERERADLSDRPTSSWAARFAGKEAILKSMGTGLAGLSWHDVEILTEISGEPHVYLSSKAEGVVQKRGGSMVRLSLSHEQEYAIAMAVLC, encoded by the coding sequence ATGTATCCGGGAGTTGATATTATTAAAATAGAACGCTTTGCCAAAGCGTGTGAACGTCAGCCTAAGATACGCGAAAGATTGTTTACAGAGCGCGAGCGAGCTGATCTAAGTGACCGACCGACTTCCAGTTGGGCTGCTCGTTTTGCAGGGAAAGAAGCAATATTGAAGAGTATGGGAACTGGACTCGCAGGGCTTTCTTGGCATGATGTGGAGATATTAACAGAGATAAGCGGCGAACCTCATGTGTATTTAAGTTCTAAGGCTGAAGGCGTTGTACAGAAACGTGGGGGCTCAATGGTTCGTTTAAGCTTATCGCATGAACAGGAATATGCCATCGCTATGGCTGTTTTGTGCTAA